The proteins below come from a single Deltaproteobacteria bacterium genomic window:
- a CDS encoding DUF4388 domain-containing protein, translating into MALEGNLRDFNILEVIQLLGQQGKTGVLRVWGKKAEEAGIFFSAGVITHATSSQREEGDFMGERLVKTGIISREDFEAALRKQKESARYLGEILLEEGMADEQAILNALYTQIHDIIYEVFRWGEGKFKFEILSVPQFPKVSVKLGAEEVMLNILKMVDEWPEIERRVPSPYMVLQQTGILEEQEIGLPEDHDVVYRLVDGNRSVQDIVELSLLGKFATLEALADLLEGGYIKTVDIKMPHVPAKLRPGLEALKQRPAYLAYGLGVIIALVLLIISFSQFNLGFLWRDLQAVEYLPKGYVEKVRQERVEWARKIFFLERGRYPGDPGELVAAGILAEDDLKGKDVR; encoded by the coding sequence ATGGCTCTAGAGGGGAATCTGAGGGATTTTAACATCCTGGAGGTGATCCAGCTTTTGGGCCAACAGGGCAAGACCGGGGTCCTGAGGGTATGGGGGAAGAAGGCGGAGGAGGCCGGGATATTCTTTTCCGCAGGGGTGATAACCCACGCTACCTCCAGCCAGAGGGAAGAAGGGGACTTTATGGGGGAGAGATTGGTCAAGACGGGGATCATCTCCCGGGAGGATTTTGAGGCCGCCCTCCGAAAACAGAAGGAGTCAGCCCGCTACCTGGGGGAGATCCTTCTGGAGGAGGGGATGGCCGACGAGCAGGCCATCCTCAATGCCCTCTATACCCAGATCCACGATATCATCTACGAGGTGTTTCGCTGGGGGGAGGGGAAATTTAAGTTTGAGATCCTCTCTGTACCGCAATTCCCCAAGGTCTCTGTGAAGTTGGGTGCTGAGGAGGTGATGCTGAACATCCTCAAGATGGTGGATGAGTGGCCAGAGATAGAGAGGCGGGTCCCTTCTCCCTATATGGTTCTCCAACAGACAGGGATCCTGGAGGAGCAGGAGATAGGCCTGCCCGAAGATCACGACGTGGTCTACCGATTAGTAGATGGCAATAGGAGTGTTCAAGATATCGTGGAACTAAGTCTTTTGGGGAAGTTCGCCACCTTGGAGGCCTTAGCGGATCTATTAGAGGGTGGATATATAAAGACGGTGGATATAAAGATGCCTCATGTCCCTGCCAAGTTGAGGCCGGGCCTAGAGGCGCTGAAGCAGAGGCCGGCCTATTTGGCCTATGGGCTGGGGGTGATTATTGCCCTTGTCCTCCTTATTATATCCTTTTCCCAGTTCAACCTCGGCTTTTTATGGAGGGATCTGCAGGCAGTGGAATACCTCCCCAAAGGATATGTCGAGAAGGTTAGACAGGAGAGGGTGGAGTGGGCCAGAAAGATCTTTTTCCTTGAACGAGGTAGATATCCTGGGGATCCAGGGGAACTGGTGGCGGCTGGGATATTGGCTGAGGATGATTTGAAGGGGAAGGATGTCCGGTGA